Genomic DNA from Verrucomicrobiales bacterium:
GCCGATCATCGCGATGTTCAAACGTTCATTCGGCGAAGGACGGCGCACCGAGGCCGCGCCCGCGAGGCTGACGTAACTGAGCCCGGCCGCGGCAAGCGCGCTTTGACGGAGAAAATGTCGACGTGTGAGTGATGAGTTCATGAGTAGTAAGTGTGCCGATTATCCCCTTTGGACGGCGGCTGGCAAGTGAGTTTGGACTTCCAGCTCACCTAAATGCTGGCGCAGCAAGCTTTGAAGAGCGGCTGGATCCAACAACGTGATGGATCGCCCCTTGACCTGAATCAGGTTCTGATCCCGAAACTTGGCCAATGTTCGAGAAAAGGTTTCACTGACCGTCCCCAACTCAGCAGCGAGAACACGCTTGGTGGTTTTCAGTTCGATGGTGAGCGGATGGGTTGAGAGGGGTCGCGGACATCGCTTGAGCAACCAGTTTGCCAACCGGGTCTCAACGTCCTTCAAGGTCAGATCCTCCAACTGCGACACCAGAACCCTGAGGTGCGCGCTCATCGCCCCCAGCATGCGCAACGCCAGTTCCGGTTGCCGACGCAACAGCCCAAGGAAGGCAGGCTTCTGAACCAACAGAACTTCGGAGTTTTCGACGGCCCGCGCATCCGCCGGGTATCCCTTATCCGTAGCAAGGGTGGCCTCCGCAAAGGACTCTCCGGCTCGAAACACATGAATCACTTGCTCCTTCCCGGCTGCGTTCACCCGGTGAACATTGACCGCCCCGGTCTGAACAATATAGAAGCCATGAGAAATCTCC
This window encodes:
- a CDS encoding Crp/Fnr family transcriptional regulator, with the protein product MAQSPIPLREIAITNALRSCQLFAGLPVMDLQTIASMVVLKKLVKGDYLFHEGEISHGFYIVQTGAVNVHRVNAAGKEQVIHVFRAGESFAEATLATDKGYPADARAVENSEVLLVQKPAFLGLLRRQPELALRMLGAMSAHLRVLVSQLEDLTLKDVETRLANWLLKRCPRPLSTHPLTIELKTTKRVLAAELGTVSETFSRTLAKFRDQNLIQVKGRSITLLDPAALQSLLRQHLGELEVQTHLPAAVQRG